From Procambarus clarkii isolate CNS0578487 chromosome 49, FALCON_Pclarkii_2.0, whole genome shotgun sequence, a single genomic window includes:
- the ND-PDSW gene encoding NADH dehydrogenase [ubiquinone] 1 beta subcomplex subunit 10, translated as MGSEGPSTTFNKFMNAVNDAIDTPVTWFRDSIVVKNRPEYHWYHRQFRRVPTIDECYTDDIVCFIEANEQFKRDRMVDNEVLNILRMRAEDCVTYEGADHRRKCAGIMEEYNKAAENWFIKYGDLGVYGTVVDAYMKQKHRMIWERRHGPVGSGMKKELD; from the exons ATGGGGAGCGAGGGACCGTCCACCACCTTCAACAAGTTCATGAACGCCGTCAATGATGCCATAGACACACCCGTGACGTGGTTCAGAG ATTCAATAGTGGTGAAAAATCGCCCCGAGTACCACTGGTACCACCGTCAGTTTCGTCGTGTCCCTACCATAGATGAATGCTACACTGATGACATTGTTTGCTTTATTGAGGCAAATGAGCAGTTCAAGCGTGACAG AATGGTAGACAATGAAGTGTTAAATATCTTGCGTATGCGCGCAGAGGACTGCGTAACATATGAAGGGGCAGACCATAGACGCAAGTGTGCAGGTATCATGGAAGAATACAACAAAGCTGCCGAGAACTGGTTCATCAAAT ATGGCGACTTGGGTGTATATGGCACTGTGGTAGATGCCTACATGAAGCAAAAGCACCGCATGATATGGGAGCGCCGCCATGGACCAGTTGGTTCAGGCATGAAGAAGGAACTGGATTAA